Sequence from the Saccharomonospora amisosensis genome:
GGGCGAGCGTAGCTCGCACGCAATCGAGCCGGCTGCGTCTTCCTGATGAACTGTGGTCGCGGCTGCTGCGGTGCCGCGCACTTGTAGGGCTGGCCGCTTACCTGCTCGTGCGCCTGGTAGGCGTCGGCGTGCTGGCGGGCATGGCGGCTCGGCAGGGTGTGCCGCTGCTCGGCGAGCTGACGGCGTGGGATGGGCAGTGGTACCTCGGCATCGCAGAGCGCGGCTATGACGGGGTGGGTGAGGCGTCGCTCGACGCGGACGGCCAGCCCTACTCGTCCGCCCCCTACGGCTTCTTCCCGCTCTATCCGGGGTTGGTATCGGCGGTCGCCGACGTTCCGGGACTGTCGACGGCGACGGCCGGCCTCATCGTGTCCAGCGTGGCCGGGCTCGCGGGGGTGCCGGCGATCATGCGGATTGCGGCACACGTCGACCCCCGGCCACGTGTGGGCCTACTCCTCGTCGTGCTCGCCGCCGGCGCACCGATGGCGATCACCCTCTCGATGGTCTACACCGAGGCCCTCTGGGTCGCGGTGATCGCGCGGACGGGCCAGACGTGGCAAGAGGTCGAGTGGGTCGGTTGGCATTTCCGGTGGGACTTCGGGGCCGAGGCGCTCGAGTGGATCACGCGCGGCCTGCTCGATGACTCGCCGGTCATGGTCACCGTTGGGGTGTGCGTGGTCCTGGGCGCCATGTCCCTCGCGGCGCTCGGCGCTGTGCGGCGGCTGCCGTGGCCGCTGGTGGCCTACGGCGCGGGCATCGTGGTGTTGATGCTCGGTTCGTCGGGCATTCCGCACGCCAAGCCGCGGTTCATACTCGTGGGCGCGTTCGTGTTGCTGATCCCGGTCGCCGTCGGGCTCGCTCGGCGCCGAACGAGTACCCAGCTCGCCGCGCTGACGCTGTTTGTCCTCGGTTGCGCTTGGTACAGCGCGCACGCCCTCGCGGTGTGGCGCTATGCGATCTAGCCGGCGCTGGGCGTCCATTCGTCGGCGAGTATCGAGAACAACACCGAGTCGCGCCACGCGCCGTTGGTGAACACGTGGTCGCGTAGGACTCCCTCGCGGGTGAAGCCGACCCGCTCGACGACGGCGAGGCTTGCGGCATTCTCGGGACCGATCGCAGCGGACACCCGGTGCCGTCCGAGGGGACCGAACGCGAAGTCGAGCATGGTTCGCACGGCGTCGGTTGCGTAGCCGCGGCGCTGGTGGTCGTGCGCGATGGCGTAACCGAGCTTTGCCGCTTGGACGCCGGCGAATGCCAGCCGGGCGAAGCCGACGAGCTGGTCGTCGTCGAGGGGCGTCACCGCGAGGTAGTACTCGGTTCGCGGCTGCTGCTGGGCGCGCTCGAGGATGCCCGTGAGCATGTCGCGAGCCTGGTCGCGGTCGCGCGAGTTGAACGACAGGTACCAGGTGACGCGGTCGTCGCCGACGAGGCTGCACACACCGTCGATGTCGTCGTCGGTGAACTCGCGGAGGCGTACGCGTTGGCCGGCGAGTGCTACCCGCTCGGTCGCTTGCTGACTGGTCACGACGGCAAGGCTATGCGTTCGCTGGTGAACGTGTGGAGGTGCTCGGATAGCTCGGCGGCGGTCCTCCCGCCTTCGACGCCAACGAGAGCCCGGCTGACCTGTTCGACCGAGGTCACCACGTCGTGAATCCGCTTCGCCGGAGGAAGCTCAAGCACGGGTGCAACGGCTTCGGCGGCGCCCTCGAGTTGTCCGCGGTGAATCCTCGCGATGGCGAGCGCGCACCGGGTGCCGGCCTCGTCGCCGAACGCGCGGTCGACGTCGGGAGCGTGCGTGTAGGCTGCGAGTGCTTCCCCTGCGACCGACTCGGCGTGCTCGGCCTCGTCCGCGCCGGCCCACGCGAGGGCATCAGCGGCGTAGTAGAGCTGGCGCGGGCGGTTGAACGTGCAGAGTCCGCCCAGTTCGTCCAGCTCGTCGCGGTAGGCGCGTTCGCGGGCTTCGGTGGCGCGGTCGATCGCGGCGCGCGCCTCGGCGAGGTTGCCTTGAGCAGCGAGACTGCGCGCTTCGCTCGCGGCGAGCCAGACGGCGGACGTGCCCCGTGTGCGGGCGGCGAAGTCGGCGCCGCGCTGGGCGTAGCGCACGGATTCACTGAGTTGGCCGGACCAATAGGCGATGAGGGCTTGCAGTCCTCGCACCAATGCGCGTAGTCCGTCGTGGCCGGCGTTGTCGGCGGCCGAGTAGGCGGCGCGGGCATGGGTCATGGCGTCGTGGGGTGCGCCGAGGTCGTGCGAGGCCTTCGCCACGAGCCCAGAGGAGACGCCGACGAGCAAGTACAGCTCTCGGGCTTGGTCCGGGCGCTGGTGTCCTTCGAGCAGGCCGAACGCTCGCGCTTGAGTCGCGGTGATGTCGCTGAGCAGTTCGTCGAGCGGCTGCTGCTGGTAGGCCACCGTGAGCCGGCGAACGTCGTCGGCGAGTTGGTCGAGGGTCTCGGTACCCACAGTTGTGGCCTCCGTTCGTGTCGAGAAGTCGCGGGCGCGCTCTGCGGCCTGCGCGACTAGTTGCCCCTGCCAGTCGTCGCGCTGGTTGCCTCGGCGAGTCGACATGTGGGCTTCGGGTGGTGCTGCGATGGCACCGAGGCCGTAGGGCTGGCCGAGCAGACGCGAGGCAGGCTCGCCGAACAACTGCTCGAGCGCGGCCTGCGCATGCGGGTAGGGCATCGTCGCGACTTCGCCGGCGACCCATCGGTATGCCTGGCGCTCCGAGAGGTCCGTGCCGGCGACCTCGGCGTACCGCTTACGCAGGCCTTCCCGCTTCATGTGCCGCTGCCGTAGCACCTGCTCAAGGGATGACGTTCTGCTCGGCTCGGCGCGTTTGCGAGTAGTTCGAGGGCCTCGCGCAGGTTCCGGCACTGCGACGGTGGGCCGGACGATGTCGGGCCTCGCTAGCCGCGAGTCCGCCACTCCTGCGCGAGGACGGAGTACAGAATCGAGTCGCGCCATGCGCCGCCTGTGAACACGTGGTCACGCAACACGCCCTCACGGGTGAAGCCGAGCTGCTCCACGAGCGCAAGGCTGACGGCGTTCTCCGGGCCGACCGCGGCCGTCACCCGGTGCAGCCCGAGCGTGCCGAACCCGAAGTCGAGCATGGTTCGCACGGCGTCTGTGGCATAGCCGCGTCGCTGGTAGTCGTGCGCGATGGCGAACCGCAGTTCAGCGGCCTCGAAATCACCCAGCAACAGCCGCGTGAAGCCGACCACCCGGTCCTCACCAAGCGAAGTCACGGCCAGGTAGTAGTCGCTGCGAGGACACAACCTCGCGCGTTCGATGATCCCGTCGAGCAGTTGGCGGGCCTGCTCGGCGTTGCGTGAGTTGATGTTCAGGTAGTAGGTGACCCGGTCGTCGCCCACGATGCCCCTGACACCATCCAGGTCGTCAGCGGAGAACTCGCGCAGGCGAACCCGCCTCCCGGTAAGCGCCACCCGCTCCGTAGTCAGCCGAGCCCGCACAACACCAAGGCTAGTCGCCCGAGCACCGCCTTTGTCTCCGTCCTAACCTTGGACCACAGCCAGTGCCGTCGACACCACCGCACAACCCGCAGGAGGCGAGAACGTGGGCAAGGCCGCGCGCAAGAAGGGTCCGAAGGCGGGCCGCAAACCCAAGGTCCGGGACGTCTTCGTGGCGCGCCCCTTCGAAGGGCTCGCGGCGGAACCCGAGCTGATCGCGCTGCGGGAGTTCGTGCCCTCCGCGACCGCCGCGTTGACCCTACGTGACGATCCCGAGCGCAAGATCACGCTCGGCACGGTACTGCCGATGGCCGCCGCCGCGCTCGTGCGCTCCGACGGTGAGGTCTTCCTCGGGATGCAGGTGCAGACGCGCTCGTCGGACATCAGCCGAGACCTCGGCCGGTCACTGCGTTGGGCACTTGAGGCGAAACCCGGCACGGTGCTCTCGGTTCCGGACACCACGAGCGAGGCCGTGGAGGGTGAGCGGTTGCAGGATCTGCTGGCGGCGGACGCCGAACTGGACGTGCGACTGCACGAGGACTTCTCGTGGTGGCTCGCCGAGGACACCGAGCCCACCGGTGAGGTGGCGATGTCACTGGAACGGGCCAACGCCGCGATCATGCCGACCGAGCGGCTCAGCCCCGGTGCGTACTGGGTGCTCGCCGGAGAGAAGGCACACCTGCGCTGGGTGTGGTCGGCTGACGAGAACCGCCTGCTGCAAGCGCTTGCGCGACTGTCGGCCGCTGGCACGCTCACCCTCGGGGAAGGAACCAGGTACGCGGGATCCTTCCGTGCCCACGGCCTGCTGGTGCCGGTGTGGGACCTCGACCCGGAAGCACATGCCCGGGAATGGATCGAGCCCGCCAAGCAGTTGGGCTCGCGGCTGGAGTCCGCGCTCGCCTCGCTGGACGGCGAGCCGTTGAACGCCGCGGAGCGCAGGGCGAGGGACGGCCTGATCGGTCGGCAACTGACCCTGCGCTGATGATCTTGCACATCTGCTCTGAGGCGGACTGGGCGGGCGTCGCGGACAGCGAGCACTACCGCACACGGTCGCTGCACGAGGTGGGGTTCATCCACTGCTCCGACCTCGGCACCGTTCACCTGCCCGCCACCCGGCTCTATCGAGGCCGCACCGACCTGTTCCTGTTGCGGATCGACCCCCAACTGCTGGACGTGCCGCTGCGCTGGGAGCCGGGGGTGCCGCCCGAGCCGCAGAGCCCGTGGTTTCCGCATGTGTACGGCCCGATCCCGAAAGCAGCGGTGCTGTCGGTGCATCCGTTCCCGCCGTTGCGGGACGGGTCGTTCCAGCCACCGTCCGAACTCGCCGGACTGAACTGAACACACCAAGGCAACCTCCCCGCACCTCCCGTGCGTGCAGACGTCGAGCCAGGTGAACGGCCACGGAAGGGAGGCGTTACCGTGACCGCATTCGTGCCCGCCGTCGCAAGGGGAGACGGCTGGGCGGGCACAGTCGGTCGGGAGAGGGGATCGGTCGTGCCTGGCGACCTCGCGGACTTCGAGGAGTTCGTGCAGGCGACGCTGCCTGGGTTGCTGCGGTACGGGCACGCGCTGACTGGCAACCCGCATGACGCGGCCGACCTCGTGCAGACGGTGCTGGAGAAGATCGGCTCGCGCTGGGGCCAGGTATTGCGCAAGACCGGTGACCCGCTTGCCTACGTGCGCCGTTCCATGACCAACGCTCACATCAGTAGGTGGCGGCGGCACCGCAGGGAGAACCTGGTCGCGGAGCTTCCGGAGCCGAACCCGCACACGCCCGCTGACCCCTTCGAGCACGAGCCGCTGTGGCGAGCGCTGCGGGAGCTGCCGCCGAGGCAACGCGCGGTGATCGTCCTGCGCTACTACGAGGGGTTGTCCGAGGTCGAGATCGCCGACGCACTCGGGGTTAGCCCAGGCACCGTGAAGAGTCAGGCGAGCAAGGCGATCGCGTCGCTGCGCGGCAGGCTGCGAGACGACAGAGCTCCCGAGGGGAGGTGACGGATGGACGGCCAAGGCGAGAACCGGGACGGCGATCCGGGACCCGACAGTGGCGAGGAACTGGACGTCGAACTGCGCAGGTTGTTTTCCGACGACCGGCTGGACGTCGCGCCTACTTCGGATGCGGGCCAACGAATCATCGCGGGTGCGAGGCGGCTGCGGCGCCGTCGCAGGGCGTTGGTGAGCGGTGCCGCGACCTTCGTGGTGGCCGGCTTGGTGGCAGGCGGAGTTCTACTTGGTGAGCTGGGCAAGCCCGAGGGAAACTCTGACGTCCAGATCGCCGCGCCACCGGCCGGCGACCGGGCTGCCGCCTCGCAGCCCGCGCCCCCGACGATCCTGGACAGGCCACAGGGTGAGGGCCGAGCGGGTCGGTCACCGGAAGCCGAACCCCGCACCGAGACCGAGCGCACCGTCGCCGGTTCGGAGCCCGCGAGCACACCGACAACTGTGCCACCGGCGAGGGGCACCGTCATGATGGCCGAGCCCGCGCTCCGCCATGACGGTTACAAGGATCTGCGGCTCGGTATGCGCTACGAGCAGGCCGTGGCGACGGGCATGCTGACCTCGGACGCGCAGCCCCCGCCACCCGACGGGAGCTGCATGCGCTACGCGCTGGCCGAAGGCGCCTACGCGATCGAGGACGTGGTGATCTCGGCCGAGCACGGGGTCGTGGCCTTCAACGCGTCGAAGGCGCGGACGACCGAGGGCGTCGGGGCCGGTTCTTCGGAGAGACAGGTACGGGCTGCCTACGACGATCTCACTGTGGAAACCGACGGCTACTCGGTAGCGGTGGGCAACGCCCGCTATCACCTCGCCGTTTCGCAGGGGTCGGTCATGCGGTTGCGTTTGCTCGCGCAACCCTGGCCCTGCTGAATCGTCGGCGCGAGCGTGCTCGCGCCGCATATGAACAAACCCGGGCTGCTCCACAGGGGGAGAGCCCGGGTTTGTTTCGCAACGGGTCAGAGCTTGCCGCCGGCCACAGGTGGCATCGTGGGGTCGGTCCCTTCGTCGGTGGCCGACTCCCGGTACAGGAACTGCTCCACGTCGGAAAGGTTGCCGTTCGCGCGGTCGACGACGTTGAGCAGTGTCGACATCTTCGCGATCTCCTCGACCTGCTCCTTGAGGAACCACTGGATGAACTGCTCACCGGTGTAGTCGTCCTCTTCGCGGGCCGCCTTGGCGAGTGTCTGGATGTCCGAAGCGACCCCCTTCTCCTGTTCCAGGGCGAGCTCGATCAGTTGGCGCGCTTCTGAGAAGTCGTTGCGCACCTCGCCGGTACCCGGAATCTCGACGTGGTGGTCGGTGTCCATCATGTACCGCACCAGTGCGAGGGCGTGGTTGCGCTCCTCCATCGCCTGCTTGTAGAAGTACCTCGCCAGCTGCGGCAGGTCCTCGTTGTCGAACCACACAGCCAGCGCGACATACTGTTGCGAGGCGTTGAACTCGTTTTGGATCTGAGCCTGCAGCAATTCGTAGAACTTCGAACGCGGATGCTTCTTCAAGGTGGCCATATATTCAAAATAGTGTAGTTCGGCGCTGTCCTCCAATGGCGAGGGGTGAGGTAGAACCCAGTTGTGGACAGCAGATCCGGATAGGCTTCGCTAATTTCGATTAGGCTGTCCTAAAGGAATTCGGTTAGGGAAGCCTTTCTTTTCAGACCGAATCTCGGGCGACGGGGCACGACATACACCTCGGGCCACCTCTGCCTGACCCCAGTTCCGAGCCCGCGATGCGTAGCACCTCAATGCCCGCCTCCTCCAGTCGCGCGTTGGTCTCGACGTTGCGCTCGTAGCCGACCACGACCCCTGGTGCGACAGCGAGCGTGTTGTTGCCGTCGTCCCACTGTTCTCGCTCGGCTGTCACTGGGTCCAGGCCTGTGTCGATCACGTGTAAGCGGTCGATACCCATCGCTTCGGCCGCCGCGTCGAGGAACGGTGCGGGCCCGTCGACACGCAGCCCGCCGTCCTCACCGGGCCGCAGTGTGTACGCCACCAGTGATTCCCTGGCCAACGGGTACATCACCACGGCATCCCGGCCGATCATCGTGCACACGGTGTCCAGGTGCATCGTCGCACGGTTCTGCGCGATCGGGACCGCCAGCACGGTATGCGCGATCTCGTCAGCGAACGCCGACCTGGCGAGCGATTCGGCACCCGCCGCGCTGGTGCGCTCGCCCACTCCGACGGCCAGCACACCGGGCGCCAGCAGCAGCACATCGCCACCCTCGATCGGCGCTGAGTGCGCGCCGTACGCCCTGACCGCTCCGCGGAAGCGGGGGTGATAGGCATACACGATGTCGAGCAGCGCTGTCTCCCTTCGCCGCGCGGGCATCGCCAGCGAGGCGATAGCGACCCTGTCGGTGATCCACACCGACGAGTCCCTGGTGAACAGGAGGTTCGGCAGCGGGTCCACCGCGAAGTCGTGAGGGTGGTGCATCTTGCGCACCAGGGAGGCGCCCTCCGACGCAGGCAGTTCCTCGAAGGTCATGCCCGACATGAGCACTTTACCCAGCACCGCGGCGTCCACTCCCGACAGGTATGACCGCAGCGAATCCGCGAGATCGTCGCCGAGGCGCCTGTTGTCCACAGCCGCGTGGACACCCGCCACACGCGCTCTCGGGTCCTCGAGCGCCGCCTGTAGCAGGTCGGTCAGCAGTAGTACCTCAACCCCTCGCCCTCGCAGCACTTTAGCGAAGGCGTCGTGTTCCTCCTGGGCGCGGTCTACCCACGGGATCGAGTCGAACAGCAACTGGTCGTTGTTGCGCGGGGTCAACCTCTTGAGCTCGTCGCCGGGCCGGTGCAGCAGGACCGACCGCAGTGGACCGACCTCACTTTCCACTCGAGACCGGGGACCGTATGACGCGGTTCGCTGGCTGTCGAAGTCGTCAAGACTCGGAACGCTGTCAAGGCTTGGTGGGGTCACAACCGCGAGCGTAATGACCCGGGGCACCTTCCGCGGTCCCACGAAACGACGCGGCGCGGCGGGCTAACGATCGAGTCGCTTCGGCCCGCTTTCCTCTCGATGTGCCAACGTCTACCCACGGATTCTTGCGCGCTAGGACTGCACGCGCTGCGGCCTCGCCGACTCGGTGACCACGGCCCACTGCGACTCGCTGGACGGCACGATCGTGAAGTGCCAGTTGTCCACGCCTCCGCCCATGATTTCGGCATACCGCTCCGCGGCGTCACGGTTCGCGAACCGGATCTCCTGGTCATTCACGCGGTGTGTGATCTTGCAGGCCATGGGAATCCCCTCCTTGTTCGACGGTGTCGACCCTCCGCATCCCCTGCCGGCCGACGCCTCTATTAGAACATATGTTCGAGTACTCGGCAACCTCACGGCAGCCAGGTCACATGGTCTCGCAGCACCGCGTAACCCACGAATGCCACCACGTCCAACAGGGTGTGAGCTGCGACGAGCGGCCACAGTCGATTGGTGCGCTGCCAAACCCTCCCGAACACCAAACCCATCAGCAGGTTTCCGACGAACCCGCCGATGCCCTGGTACAGGTGGTAGGAGCCGCGCAGAACGGCAGCGAGTAACAGCGAGGAGTTCTCCCTCAATCCCAACTGTCGCAGCCGGGTGAGCAGGTAGCCGACGACCAGCACTTCCTCGGCGAAGGCGTTGCCGAAGGCCGCGAGCGTCAGCGTGATCGGCCGCCACCAACTGTCGGTGAGCGTGGAAGGCTGCACCGCGAGGTTGAAGCCCAGTTGCCAGCCGACGAAGTACAGGGCGAGGCCGGGAATCCCGATGAGCGCCGCCAGTGCCGCCCCCGTCGCGAGGTCCCTGCCCGGCGCGCGGCGATCAAACCCGATCTCGACCAGCCGCATCCCGCCTCGCCACAGCAGGTACGACCCAAGTGCCCCCCAGCCGAGGAGCTGTACGACGCTCAGTAGTTGCTTGCCGAGATCGATCAGGTCGAGCGTGGCCTGCGGCGCGTTGATGGCCACCCGCTGTCGGCCGAGGGGTTCCGTCCGTAGCAGCGCGTCCAGCAGTGTCAGCAGGCTGCGCAGGCCCGACAGGCCAAGCGTGATACCGAATACGATGACGAGCTCGATGACGAGCCCACGCCGTTGAACAGGGTCGGTGACGACCGCGGGGCGTGGCGGCGCAGCAGGCCGCAACCAGTCACGTAGGCCGTTCGACACTGTGGCACGTTACATGATTCCCCGAAATCGCAGGCCGGGGCCGAGCGCGGCAACGAGTTGTGAACCTTCGCCGTTACTTTTCCACATGATCGTTCCCGATGGCACTAGGGTGCTACGGACGTAAAACCGCGACGAAGGAGGCAGCCTCGTGACGGAAACGTCAGACACTGGGGCCGTGGCGCCGCCTGGTTCACGAACTCCGTGGCACAAGACGATCGCACCGAGGGTCTTCTGGCCCGCCGCGGTCATCATCGTGGGGTTCGTGCTGTTCACGGTGGCCTTCCCGACGCTGGTGGGCGACACCATCAGTGCGGTGCAGGAAGCCGTGATCGGCACATTCAGCTGGTACTACATGTTGATCGTGTCCGGCTTCGTGCTGTTCGCGATCTGGGTGGGACTCAGTCACTACGGCGACATCAAGCTCGGGCCCGATGAGGAGGAGCCCGAGTTCGGACTACGGTCCTGGTTCTCGATGCTGTTCGCGGCAGGCATGGGAATCGGGCTGGTGTTCTGGGGTGTCGCCGAACCGCTCAACCACTTCGCGGGCATCCCGAACCGGGCCACCGGTATCACGCAGGACGAGCAGGGTGCACAGGACTCGATCGTGCAGACCTTCCTGCACTGGGGGCTGCATCCCTGGGCGGTCTACGTGGTCGTCGGGCTCGCCCTCGCATATGCCATCCACCGCAAGAAGCGTCCTGTCTCGATCCGGTATGCGCTCGAGTCGTTGTTGGGCAGGCGGATCAGGGGATGGATCGGTGATCTCATCGACATCGCCGCGATCGTGGGCACGCTCTTCGGCGTGGCAACCTCGCTCGGGCTCGGTGTGATCCAGGTGGCCGCGGGGCTGGACTTTCTCAACGTGGTCAGCGATCCGGGCAATCTCACCTATGTGGTGCTCATCGGCGCGATCACGTCGCTGGCCGTGGTAAGTGTGATCACCGGCCTCAAGCGGGGCATTCGCTGGCTGTCCAACTTCAACATCAGCCTTGCCGGTGTGCTCCTGCTGTTGGTGCTCATCCTCGGACCGACGCTGTTCATCTTCCGCGACCTGGTGCAGTCCATCGGCGACTACTTCCAGAACCTGTTGCGGATGAGCTTCAACACCACCGCCTACGAAGGCGAGTCCGGCACCGAGTGGCAGGGGTGGTGGACCACCTTCTACTGGGGTTGGTGGATCTCGTGGGCACCCTTCGTTGGCGTGTTCATCGCGCGCATCTCCCGAGGCAGGACCGTGCGCGAGTTCGTCGCGGGGGTGCTGCTGGTACCGACCGCCATCACGTTCCTGTGGTTCACCGTTTTCGGCGGGACCGCGCTGTACCGGCAGTTGTTCGGTGAGGGCGGGTTGATCGGCACCGACGAGACCGGAGCCAACACCGTCGACACAGAGGGGGCGCTGTTCGGCCTGCTCGAAGGCCTCCCGGGCGGCACGATCATGGCTGTGGGCGCGGTGATTCTGATCGTGCTGTTCTTCGTGACCTCGTCGGACTCCGGTTCACTGGTGGTCGACATGCTCGCGTCAGGTGGTGACCCGAACCCGCCGACGTGGAGCAGGGTGTTCTGGGGCGTCATGGAAGGCGCCGTCGCGATCGCGCTGCTGCTGGCGGGCGGGCTCAGCGCGCTGCAGTTGGCCGCCATCCTGATCGCGCTGCCGTTCAGTGTGGTGATGCTGGGGATGTGCGTGTCGATCTGGCGAGACTTCCGTGCGGAGCGCAGAACCATGCTGCGCGTGCAGCGGCGGTTGCAGCGCCAGGAGATCACCGAGCACGTGACTCACAGCCTGATCGACGAGGGACTCGTCGAGCCCAACGGGAACGCGGGCAGGGAAAGGGAAGAGGCGTCCAGGTCGTCCTGACGGCCTTGCCAGTGTCGTTGCCCGGCGGGTAGTACAGCCGGGTAACGACACTGGCGTGTCAGGTCCGATGCGGCTAGTTTCGAGCGGATGGGGGTCGAGTTGCAGGCCACGTGGTCGCAGCTGGCGCCGCTCGCGGGCGTGGTCTTGTTGGGTGCGATGTCGCCCGGTCCGGATTTCGCGGTGGTGTTGAGGCACTCCGCCGCCTCGGGACGTGTCGCGGGTACGGGGGCGGCACTGGGTGTCGCCACAGGCATCCTGGTCTGGTCGGTCGTGGCGGCAGCGGGAGTGGCGGGCCTGCTGGCGGCTTCCGCGGTGGCGTTCACCGTCGTGAAGTTTGCCGGGGCGGCCTACCTGCTGCTGCTGGGCGCGAGAGCGTTGCTGTCGGTGTGGCGAGGTGGGCGGGAGGCGCAGGTCTCGGCCCCGGAGCCGACTCGGACAGGCCACGCGTTCCGTGACGGACTGCTGTGCAACGTGCTCAACCCCAAGTGCGCCGTGTTATTCGTGGCGCTGCTGCCGCAGTTCCTTCCAGCCGATCCCACTGCCGCGGACACGGCTGTCGTGTCCGCGGCAGCGGTGCTCATCACCGCGCTGTGGTTCTGCATCGTCGCCAACTTCGTCGCTGCTATGCGACGGCTGCTCTCCAAGCCGACGGTCCGCAGGGCACTCGACGCCGTGACAGGCACGCTGCTGGTGGCGGTGGGTGTGCGGCTGGCCACACAGGCACGCACGCTGCCGTGAACAGTGTTCGCTAGTCGTTCGTAATACGGACGACTTTGTTCTGATTTCGTTCGCTACTAGCGTGTGAGGCGTGTCAAGCGCTGTGGAACTCCCGCCCCCCGGCCCGCGAGGAATCCCGCCCCTGTTCGCGCGGCTCGTAGACGATTCGGCACTGTTCCCGCCAAGCGAAGCGACGATGCGCGAGGCGCTCGAGAAGCACCTCGAGACGAGAGCAGGGGAACACGCCGGAATGCTTGGCGTGTTCCTGTGTCAGGCCTCCCGGCTGCCGGAGATGATCACCGAGTTGATCAAGATCCGGCCTGCCGAGCCGCTGCCGCTTTCGCTGATCATCGACACCGGCCTCGGCGGCGTTCCGAAGGCCATCTCCATCGTCGAATCGCGCAACGAACTGCTCTCGCTGCGCATGGTCGAAATGCCCGCACCCTCCGACGTCGACGAG
This genomic interval carries:
- a CDS encoding GNAT family N-acetyltransferase, translated to MTSQQATERVALAGQRVRLREFTDDDIDGVCSLVGDDRVTWYLSFNSRDRDQARDMLTGILERAQQQPRTEYYLAVTPLDDDQLVGFARLAFAGVQAAKLGYAIAHDHQRRGYATDAVRTMLDFAFGPLGRHRVSAAIGPENAASLAVVERVGFTREGVLRDHVFTNGAWRDSVLFSILADEWTPSAG
- a CDS encoding GNAT family N-acetyltransferase, with product MRARLTTERVALTGRRVRLREFSADDLDGVRGIVGDDRVTYYLNINSRNAEQARQLLDGIIERARLCPRSDYYLAVTSLGEDRVVGFTRLLLGDFEAAELRFAIAHDYQRRGYATDAVRTMLDFGFGTLGLHRVTAAVGPENAVSLALVEQLGFTREGVLRDHVFTGGAWRDSILYSVLAQEWRTRG
- a CDS encoding DUF5926 family protein, translated to MGKAARKKGPKAGRKPKVRDVFVARPFEGLAAEPELIALREFVPSATAALTLRDDPERKITLGTVLPMAAAALVRSDGEVFLGMQVQTRSSDISRDLGRSLRWALEAKPGTVLSVPDTTSEAVEGERLQDLLAADAELDVRLHEDFSWWLAEDTEPTGEVAMSLERANAAIMPTERLSPGAYWVLAGEKAHLRWVWSADENRLLQALARLSAAGTLTLGEGTRYAGSFRAHGLLVPVWDLDPEAHAREWIEPAKQLGSRLESALASLDGEPLNAAERRARDGLIGRQLTLR
- a CDS encoding DUF952 domain-containing protein, yielding MILHICSEADWAGVADSEHYRTRSLHEVGFIHCSDLGTVHLPATRLYRGRTDLFLLRIDPQLLDVPLRWEPGVPPEPQSPWFPHVYGPIPKAAVLSVHPFPPLRDGSFQPPSELAGLN
- a CDS encoding SigE family RNA polymerase sigma factor — encoded protein: MTAFVPAVARGDGWAGTVGRERGSVVPGDLADFEEFVQATLPGLLRYGHALTGNPHDAADLVQTVLEKIGSRWGQVLRKTGDPLAYVRRSMTNAHISRWRRHRRENLVAELPEPNPHTPADPFEHEPLWRALRELPPRQRAVIVLRYYEGLSEVEIADALGVSPGTVKSQASKAIASLRGRLRDDRAPEGR
- a CDS encoding ferritin translates to MATLKKHPRSKFYELLQAQIQNEFNASQQYVALAVWFDNEDLPQLARYFYKQAMEERNHALALVRYMMDTDHHVEIPGTGEVRNDFSEARQLIELALEQEKGVASDIQTLAKAAREEDDYTGEQFIQWFLKEQVEEIAKMSTLLNVVDRANGNLSDVEQFLYRESATDEGTDPTMPPVAGGKL
- a CDS encoding arginine deiminase, encoding MESEVGPLRSVLLHRPGDELKRLTPRNNDQLLFDSIPWVDRAQEEHDAFAKVLRGRGVEVLLLTDLLQAALEDPRARVAGVHAAVDNRRLGDDLADSLRSYLSGVDAAVLGKVLMSGMTFEELPASEGASLVRKMHHPHDFAVDPLPNLLFTRDSSVWITDRVAIASLAMPARRRETALLDIVYAYHPRFRGAVRAYGAHSAPIEGGDVLLLAPGVLAVGVGERTSAAGAESLARSAFADEIAHTVLAVPIAQNRATMHLDTVCTMIGRDAVVMYPLARESLVAYTLRPGEDGGLRVDGPAPFLDAAAEAMGIDRLHVIDTGLDPVTAEREQWDDGNNTLAVAPGVVVGYERNVETNARLEEAGIEVLRIAGSELGSGRGGPRCMSCPVARDSV
- a CDS encoding CPBP family intramembrane glutamic endopeptidase; protein product: MSNGLRDWLRPAAPPRPAVVTDPVQRRGLVIELVIVFGITLGLSGLRSLLTLLDALLRTEPLGRQRVAINAPQATLDLIDLGKQLLSVVQLLGWGALGSYLLWRGGMRLVEIGFDRRAPGRDLATGAALAALIGIPGLALYFVGWQLGFNLAVQPSTLTDSWWRPITLTLAAFGNAFAEEVLVVGYLLTRLRQLGLRENSSLLLAAVLRGSYHLYQGIGGFVGNLLMGLVFGRVWQRTNRLWPLVAAHTLLDVVAFVGYAVLRDHVTWLP
- a CDS encoding BCCT family transporter — translated: MTETSDTGAVAPPGSRTPWHKTIAPRVFWPAAVIIVGFVLFTVAFPTLVGDTISAVQEAVIGTFSWYYMLIVSGFVLFAIWVGLSHYGDIKLGPDEEEPEFGLRSWFSMLFAAGMGIGLVFWGVAEPLNHFAGIPNRATGITQDEQGAQDSIVQTFLHWGLHPWAVYVVVGLALAYAIHRKKRPVSIRYALESLLGRRIRGWIGDLIDIAAIVGTLFGVATSLGLGVIQVAAGLDFLNVVSDPGNLTYVVLIGAITSLAVVSVITGLKRGIRWLSNFNISLAGVLLLLVLILGPTLFIFRDLVQSIGDYFQNLLRMSFNTTAYEGESGTEWQGWWTTFYWGWWISWAPFVGVFIARISRGRTVREFVAGVLLVPTAITFLWFTVFGGTALYRQLFGEGGLIGTDETGANTVDTEGALFGLLEGLPGGTIMAVGAVILIVLFFVTSSDSGSLVVDMLASGGDPNPPTWSRVFWGVMEGAVAIALLLAGGLSALQLAAILIALPFSVVMLGMCVSIWRDFRAERRTMLRVQRRLQRQEITEHVTHSLIDEGLVEPNGNAGREREEASRSS
- a CDS encoding LysE family translocator — its product is MGVELQATWSQLAPLAGVVLLGAMSPGPDFAVVLRHSAASGRVAGTGAALGVATGILVWSVVAAAGVAGLLAASAVAFTVVKFAGAAYLLLLGARALLSVWRGGREAQVSAPEPTRTGHAFRDGLLCNVLNPKCAVLFVALLPQFLPADPTAADTAVVSAAAVLITALWFCIVANFVAAMRRLLSKPTVRRALDAVTGTLLVAVGVRLATQARTLP